Proteins encoded together in one Hemiscyllium ocellatum isolate sHemOce1 chromosome 31, sHemOce1.pat.X.cur, whole genome shotgun sequence window:
- the LOC132830272 gene encoding protein arginine N-methyltransferase 6-like, with amino-acid sequence MEPGPRQVKRPRLESELEARGSGGPGSETRGSGGPGAEARGSGGPGAEARARQDGAYFHSYSDVSIHEEMIADSARTGCYRRALLGGLRPASGPEPRARVSPLRGRTVLDVGAGTGILSVFCAQAGAARVYAAEASAVMAERAREVVEANGLSGRVLVLRGRVEEAELPERVDAIVSEWMGYGLMYESMLRSVLHARDRWLKPGGLLFPCRAELYIAPVSDPALHERLSFWAGVKEQHGVDMACMAAFARRCLMNDEMVVTPLHGEDVLTRPAMFAAVNLYTVTERQLEELGGPFSVSAFGIATMHAFAIWFSVTFPTSAPTDRTGDGGHDDGQRSTRSHDDGQRSTRSHDEGQRLTRSHDDGQHVTSGHDDGQCSTRSHDDGQRAIKSHDDGQYTTRDPHDGQSATSTYGGQRVTRSHNNDHCMTSSPDDGQHATRGPDDGQRATSGPYGGQHVTRSHDNGQRATSGLDDGQRATSGHDDGYQATSPPADSVCTANASNDASSAKAHASHVTSTHISNGTVESQCAVSANGDNLCEFNFNNDTNPVTFDPNTDECEPVVLSTSPFAEETHWKQTLLYLDEPVQVFQDTVIKGQITLTPAVDNPRHLRVSLVYEIGDSGKKTKVFKMGEDFSSFE; translated from the coding sequence ATGGAGCCGGGTCCGCGTCAGGTGAAGAGGCCGCGGCTGGAGTCCGAGCTCGAGGCCCGGGGGAGCGGGGGGCCGGGCTCCGAGACCCGGGGGAGCGGGGGGCCGGGCGCCGAGGCCCGGGGGAGCGGGGGGCCGGGCGCCGAGGCCCGGGCCCGGCAGGACGGCGCCTATTTCCACTCGTACTCGGACGTGTCGATCCACGAGGAGATGATCGCGGACTCGGCCCGGACCGGCTGTTACCGCCGGGCCCTGCTGGGAGGCCTGCGGCCTGCGTCCGGGCCCGAGCCCCGGGCTCGAGTGAGCCCGCTGCGGGGCCGCACGGTGCTGGATGTGGGCGCGGGCACGGGCATCCTGAGCGTCTTCTGCGCGCAGGCGGGGGCGGCGCGCGTGTACGCGGCGGAGGCGAGCGCGGTGATGGCGGAGCGCGCCCGGGAGGTAGTCGAGGCGAACGGGCTGAGCGGCCGCGTGCTGGTGCTGAGGGGCCGCGTGGAGGAGGCCGAGCTGCCCGAGAGGGTGGATGCCATCGTCAGCGAGTGGATGGGCTACGGCCTGATGTACGAGTCGATGCTCCGCAGCGTGCTGCACGCCCGGGACCGCTGGCTCAAACCGGGCGGCCTGCTCTTCCCGTGCCGGGCCGAGCTCTACATCGCCCCGGTCAGTGACCCGGCCCTGCACGAACGCCTCTCCTTCTGGGCCGGAGTCAAGGAGCAGCACGGCGTCGACATGGCCTGCATGGCCGCCTTCGCCCGCCGCTGCCTCATGAACGACGAGATGGTGGTGACCCCCCTGCACGGCGAGGATGTCCTCACTCGGCCCGCCATGTTCGCCGCCGTCAACCTCTACACGGTCACCGAGCGCCAGCTCGAGGAGCTGGGAGGCCCCTTCTCCGTCTCAGCCTTTGGCATCGCCACCATGCACGCCTTCGCCATCTGGTTTTCTGTTACCTTCCCGACGTCCGCCCCCACAGACCGCACAGGCGATGGGGGCCATGACGACGGTCAACGTTCGACCAGGAGCCATGACGACGGTCAACGTTCGACCAGGAGCCATGACGAAGGTCAGCGTTTGACCAGGAGCCATGACGATGGTCAACATGTGACCAGTGGCCATGACGATGGTCAGTGTTCGACCAGGAGCCATGACGATGGTCAACGTGCAATCAAGAGCCATGACGATGGTCAGTATACGACCAGGGACCCTCACGATGGTCAAAGTGCGACTAGTACTTATGGTGGTCAACGTGTGACCAGGAGCCATAACAATGATCATTGTATGACTAGTAGCCCTGACGATGGTCAACATGCAACCAGGGGCCCTGACGATGGTCAACGTGCAACTAGTGGCCCTTACGGTGGTCAACATGTGACCAGAAGCCATGACAATGGTCAGCGTGCAACCAGTGGCCTTGATGATGGTCAACGTGCGACCAGTGGCCATGACGATGGCTATCAAGCTACCAGTCCCCCTGCCGATAGTGTGTGTACAGCTAATGCCAGCAATGATGCGTCCAGTGCCAAAGCCCATGCTTCCCATGTAACCAGTACACACATCAGCAATGGCACTGTTGAGAGCCAATGTGCAGTCTCAGCCAATGGTGACAATCTCTGTGAATTTAATTTCAATAATGATACTAACCCCGTTACATTTGATCCCAACACTGATGAATGTGAGCCAGTTGTCCTGTCAACCTCGCCTTTCGCAGAGGAAACACATTGGAAACAGACCTTGCTTTATCTGGATGAACCTGTCCAAGTGTTCCAGGACACTGTGATAAAGGGGCAAATAACTTTAACTCCAGCTGTAGATAACCCACGACATCTGCGGGTATCTTTGGTTTATGAGATTGGAGATAGTGGAAAAAAAACGAAAGTATTCAAAATGGGGGAGGATTTCTCTTCGTTTGAGTGA